CGCGCCGGCGCCGGCGAAGGCGAGCAACGCCGCCTCGGTGAACGTGCCCTCGGGTCCCAAGTACGCCACGGTTGTGCTCATAGGTATTAACAATAGACGGCCATCTACGATGTCCCCATGGCAACGCCGACAACCCCACCGACCGGGCTCCCGCGCCGTCTGCTCGTGGTCCTCGCCTTCGTGTCGATGGTCAGCCCCTTGAGCATCAACATGTACCTATCCGGCCTGCCGATGCTGGTCTCAGATTTCCACGCCACCCAGACCGCAGGGCAGCTCACTCTCACCGCCTTCCTCGTGGGCATTGGCGTCGGCCAATTCGTCGTCGGCCCGCTGTCCGACTCGATGGGGCGCCGTCGCCTGCTGCTGCTCGGCACCGCCGGCCTCGTGCTCACCGCCGCGGTGGCCGCGCTCGCGGGGAGCCTGTGGGTGATCTACGCGGCCCGTGTGCTCCAGGGGTTGTCTGCGGGTGCGGCCGTGGTCCTGGCCCGGGCCATCGCCGGCGATCTCGTGCGCGGCGAGGGGTTGGCCAAGGTGTTTAGCATGCTCATGCTGCTGGGCGCCGTCGCCCCGGTGCTCGGGCCCATTGCGGGCGGGTTCATCGTCGACGCCTCCGGGTGGCGCACCGTATTTTGGGTGCTCAGCACCTTGGCGGTGCTCATGTGCCTGGCGGTGGCACTAGTCGTCCCCGAATCCCTTGCGCCCGACGCCCGCCGGCCTTTCGCCCTGGCCTCCCTGCGCGAGGGCTTCGCCGCGTTAGCCGCGGACCGGCAGTTCATGGGCTATTGCGTGGGCTTCATCTTCACGTTTTCGACGATGTTCGCCTACGTCTCCGCCTCCCCGTTCGTGCTTCAGCAGACGTACGGGTTTAGCCAAATTCAGTTTTCCCATATCTTCGCCATCAACACCGCCGGTATGTTTGTGCTCACGCTGGTCAACCGGGTCATCGTGGGCAAAGTCGGCCCGCGGGTCATCGTCCGGGTGGGCAACCTCGTGCAGCTGGTGGCCACCTTCTACCTGGTGGTGGTGACCGTGGCGGATGCGGGCCGCATGTGGACGCTGGCGGGATTGTTTGTGGTGGTGGCGACCACGGGGATTAATTCGGGCAACGCCTCCGCGCTGGCGATTTCGCGCGCCGGCGCGCTGCCGGTCAACGTGACGGGCACCGCCTCGGCGATTCTGGGGGCGGGGCAGTTCCTTGTCGCCGGGATCATCAGCCCCGCCGTCGGCGCGCTCGGGGCTAGCGGCGTGGCTCAGCCGGTGGCGATGGCGGCGGTGATGTGCGCGATGTGCGCCACTGCCTCGGTGGGCATCCACTTTGTGGCCGCGCCACGACGTCGGCGCCGGGCCGCAGGCGTACGACGCGGTTAGTCCGCGGCCGGCTCGGTGAAAGTGAGCTCCGCCAGCTCCGCGCCGCCGGACATCTGCCGCGCGAGCTCCTCCACACTGACCCCGGACCTGTCCGCGTTGAGGACCACCCGGCCCCGGTTGAGCAGCACAAACCGATCCCCCACCGCGTAGGCGTGGTGCGGGTTGTGGGTGATGAACACCACCGCCACCCCGCGTCGGCGGGCGGCGTCCACCATCCTCAGCACCATGGCGGACTGCTTCACCCCCAGCGCGGCGGTCGGCTCGTCGAGGATGAGCACCCGCGCGCCGAAGTGCACCACCCGGGCGATGGCCACCACCTGCCGCTGCCCGCCGGACAAGGACGCGACCGGGGCGTCGACGCTGCGCAGCTCCACGCCCAACTGGCCTAAGGCTTCGGCGGCGGTGCGACGCATCGTCGACGCTCGCAGCCTCCCGAAGGCGCCAGTGAGTTCCTGGCCGAGGAAGAAGTTGCGCCACACGCTCATCTGTTCCACCACCGCGAGGTCCTGATACACCGTGGAGATGCCCGCGGCCAGGGCGTCGCGCGGGCTGGCCAGCGTGGTCGCTT
Above is a genomic segment from Corynebacterium uterequi containing:
- a CDS encoding multidrug effflux MFS transporter, with translation MATPTTPPTGLPRRLLVVLAFVSMVSPLSINMYLSGLPMLVSDFHATQTAGQLTLTAFLVGIGVGQFVVGPLSDSMGRRRLLLLGTAGLVLTAAVAALAGSLWVIYAARVLQGLSAGAAVVLARAIAGDLVRGEGLAKVFSMLMLLGAVAPVLGPIAGGFIVDASGWRTVFWVLSTLAVLMCLAVALVVPESLAPDARRPFALASLREGFAALAADRQFMGYCVGFIFTFSTMFAYVSASPFVLQQTYGFSQIQFSHIFAINTAGMFVLTLVNRVIVGKVGPRVIVRVGNLVQLVATFYLVVVTVADAGRMWTLAGLFVVVATTGINSGNASALAISRAGALPVNVTGTASAILGAGQFLVAGIISPAVGALGASGVAQPVAMAAVMCAMCATASVGIHFVAAPRRRRRAAGVRRG
- a CDS encoding ATP-binding cassette domain-containing protein, producing the protein MTCEPAPIVQLRDVAKRYGGFDALTGVTMAIYPATVTCVLGDNGAGKSTLIKILAGLHAPSAGGLLIDGEATTLASPRDALAAGISTVYQDLAVVEQMSVWRNFFLGQELTGAFGRLRASTMRRTAAEALGQLGVELRSVDAPVASLSGGQRQVVAIARVVHFGARVLILDEPTAALGVKQSAMVLRMVDAARRRGVAVVFITHNPHHAYAVGDRFVLLNRGRVVLNADRSGVSVEELARQMSGGAELAELTFTEPAAD